The Leifsonia poae region CCTCACGGCCGAACGCCCCAGTACATCGACGGATGCCTCGGCAGCGTAGCGGAGTCGCCGCGCGGCCTTCCGCGCTTCATGCAACCGGTCGGCCGTGTCGTCGGGGCCAAGCGGCTTGATCGCCGCTGCCGCTCGGGCCAGTGCGCGACGTGCGAACCGGCGTGGGTGCTTCTGCCCGTGCTCGCCCAGCGGCGGCGCGGATGCGAACGCCTCCAGCTCGGCGAGGAGTTCGCGGCGATCGGCTCGGCGGAGGTCGGCGAGCAGCGAGAGACGGGCGGATTCGGCGGCCGAACCGGACTCGTCGGCGATGCGGAGTAGCACATCGTCGCCGTCGTTCCCGGTGCCGGCCGCAGCGAGCCCGGAGAGAGCGCTCGCCCTCACCTGCAGGTCGCGGACCTCGCCGAGGGCCGTGCTGAGCTCGCGAAGCCGCTGTCGCAGGCGACGGGCCGCCGTGCTTTGGAAGGCGCGGCGGTAGACCTGGAGCACACTGCGCAGGCGCCGCACCCGGGTGCGCGCCTGGTGCACCGCGTCGTCACCCGTCTCCTGCACGGCGACGAGCTGTTCGGCCAGCTCGGCCGACAGCGCCACGAGGGAGAACATGGTCACACCGTAACAACTAGGCTCGTGCCCATGGCAGAACGCACTCCCTGGTCGCTGTCGAGCGCGCTTCGCGGCATGTTCTCGAAGAAGACGATCGATGAAGACACCTGGGACGACCTCGAAACGGCGCTCATCACCGCGGACTTCGGACCGGATGTGACGGAGGCCATCGTCGCCGACCTCCGCGCGAAGGTCGAACGGTACCGCACCACCGACCCGGCCGATCTGCAGCGGATGCTGCGCGAGAGCCTGGAGGAGCGGCTTTCGAAGCTCGACACCACTCTCAAGCTCAGCGAACGTCCTGCGGTCGTGTTGGTCGTCGGGGTCAACGGCGTCGGCAAGACCACGACGATCGGCAAGTTCGCGAAATTCCTGCGCACCTACGACCGCACCGTCATCGTCGGAGCCGCAGACACCTTCCGTGCGGCGGCCGTCGAGCAGCTCGCCACCTGGGCCGACCGCGCCGGTGCGCAGATCGTGCGCCCGCAGCAGCAGGGGCAGGATCCGGCCTCTGTCGCCTTCCAGACCGTTGAGCGCGCCAAACAGGAGGGGATCGAGATCGCCATCATCGACACCGCCGGTCGCCTGCAGACCAAGGGCGGTCTGATGGATGAGCTCTCGAAGATCAAACGCGTCGTCGAGAAGCAGGCCCCGATCTCGGAGGTGCTCCTCGTGCTCGACGCGACGACCGGCCAGAATGGGCTCTCCCAAGCGGAGGCTTTCATCGAACACGCCGGTGTGACCGGGCTCGTGCTCACCAAGCTCGACGGGTCGGCCAAGGGCGGATTCGTGCTCGCCGTGCAGGAGAAGACCGGCATTCCGATCAAGCTCGTCGGGCAGGGCGAGGGGATCAACGACCTCACCGGTTTCACGCCGCACGTCTTCGCGCAGCAATTGGTGGGGTAGGGAGCGACATGGCCATCGAACACGACTATTTCGGGATCATCGACGAGACGGCGAGCGGCGGTCTGGCCTGGTCCGACAGCATCGACGTCACCGAGCAGGTGGTGGAGGTCGACCTCCTCGCCGACGATGAGGCCGCAGTTCCGGCATTCGCACTGGATGCGGCGGCCTCGCTCATCCATGCGCTCGACGGCTTCGACGCCCGAGCCCGTGATGCGCTGATCGCCGAGCTCAGTTCGCGGGCGTCGGCGACGACGACCTACATCGACAGCCACGTGGAGAAGCTCGGCGACAGCCTGGTGGAGCTCCTCGTGCACAATTCGGGCGACATCGCTGTCGATGTGCTCCGCTCGCTCCAGCTGCTGCGCGTGGTCATCCAGCCCGACCACGCCGACGAAGACGAAGTGTTCGCCACCTTCGACTATTCGATCAGTCCGGACGAGACGGATGCGCTGCTCACCGTGAGCTTCGACTTTCGCGGGGATGTCGTCTCGATCGACACGCAGGACGAATGAGCGCCTTCGTGCCCATCGAGGATCAGCGTCCTCGCGATGAGCCCTGGCAGGAGTTCGGTTGGCCGCTCGACCCGAACGCGGAGCTGCACGGTCGGGTCGTGACGCTCACCGGGGTCCACGATCCCGAGAAGGACGCCGCCGAGCTGTTCGCCGCGCTTGACGATGATCGCGTCTGGGCTTTCCTCGCGGGCCGGCCCGCCTCGCCGGCGGCGCTGGCCGAACAGCTGGCGGCTCTCAGCGATCCCGGGCCCCAGTTCCAGTGGCTCGTGCGCACTTCCGTGCCCATCCGCGGCCTCGCCGTCGGGACCGTGATCGGCAAGACCTCCTATCTCGACATCGTCGCCCAGGATGCGCGCCTCGAGATCGGGTCGACGGCGTATGCGCCCTCGGTGTGGGGGTCGGCCGTGAATCCGGAGACCAAGCTCCTGCTTCTCGGCTACGGGTTCCAGACGCTGCGAGCGGGGCGGATCCAGCTGAAGACCGATGTGCGCAACGAGCGCTCGCAGCGCGCGATCGACCGCTTGGGGGCGCGTTTCGAGGGCGTTCTGCGTCGGCATATGCGGCGTGCGGACGGAACCCTGCGCGACACCGTGCTGTTCTCGATCCTCGCCGAAGAGTGGCCGGAGGTACGCGGGCGGCTGAATGAGCGCGTGCTCTCAGCATCCGACCGTTAAACTGGCTGGATCATGGCTACTTTCGGATCGCTGTCTGACCGCCTCGCAGACACCTTCAAAAACCTCCGCACCAAGGGAAAGCTGTCGGCCGCCGACGTCGACGGCACCGTCCGGGAGATCCGGCGCGCGCTGCTCGACGCCGACGTCGCGCTCGATGTCGTCAAAGACTTCACCGGCAAGGTGCGCGAGCGTGCGCTGAGCGACGAAGTCAACAAGGCGCTGAACCCGGCCCAACAGGTCGTGCAGATCGTCAACGAAGAGCTCGTCGCCATCCTCGGTGGCCAGCAGCGACGCCTGCAGTTCGCGAAGAAGCCGCCGACCGTCATCATGCTCGCCGGCCTCCAGGGCGCGGGTAAGACCACCCTCGCCGGCAAACTGGCCAAGTGGCTCGTCAAAGACGGGCACACGCCCGTGCTCGTGGCCGCCGACCTCCAGCGCCCCAATGCCGTGACCCAGTTGCAGATCGTCGGCGAGCAGGCGGGCGTTCCGGTGTTCGCGCCCGAACCGGGCAACGGCGTCGGCAATCCGGTGAAGGTCGCCAAGGAGGCGCTGAAGTTCGCCGAGACCAAGCAGTACGACACGGTCATCGTCGACACGGCCGGTCGTCTCGGCGTGGACGCCGAGCTGATGAAGCAGGCCGCCGACATCCGCAAAGCCGTCGACCCCGACGAGGTGCTCTTCGTCATCGACGCGATGATCGGTCAAGACGCGGTCGCCACGGCGAAGGCGTTCCAGGAAGGCGTCGACTTCACCGGTGTCGTGCTCTCGAAACTCGACGGTGACGCCCGCGGTGGCGCCGCCCTCTCCGTGGCCTCGATCACCGGCCGGCCGATCATCTTCGCCTCCACCGGCGAGGGGCTCGACGACTTCGAGCCGTTCCACCCCGACCGCATGGCCAGCCGCATCCTCGACCTGGGTGACATCCTCACCCTCATCGAGCAGGCGCAGGACGCGTTCGACGAAGACGAGGCGCGCAAGGTCGCCGAGAAGTTCGCCACCGACAGCTTCACGCTCGACGACTTCCTCAAGCAGATGCAGCAGCTGCGCAACATGGGCTCCATCAAGAAGATGATGGGGATGCTGCCGGGTGCCGGCGCCATGAAGCAGCAGCTCGACAACTTCGATGAGAAGGAGATCGTGCGCACCGAGGCGATCATCCAGTCGATGACCTCGGCCGAGCGCACGACGCCGAAGCTGTTGAACGGCTCCCGCCGGTTGCGCATTGCGAAGGGGTCGGGCAGCACGGTCACCGAGGTGAACCAGCTCGTCAACCGCTTCGAACAGGCCGCGAAGATGATGAAGACCGTCGCGAAGGGCGGGGTGCCGCAGGTTCCGGGCATGGGCCCGATCCCTGGCGCCGGCTTCAGCGGCGGCCG contains the following coding sequences:
- a CDS encoding CHAD domain-containing protein; translated protein: MFSLVALSAELAEQLVAVQETGDDAVHQARTRVRRLRSVLQVYRRAFQSTAARRLRQRLRELSTALGEVRDLQVRASALSGLAAAGTGNDGDDVLLRIADESGSAAESARLSLLADLRRADRRELLAELEAFASAPPLGEHGQKHPRRFARRALARAAAAIKPLGPDDTADRLHEARKAARRLRYAAEASVDVLGRSAVRLAAAAESLQESLGRARDLQLLSEFLVRRAAAPAMHSGEAEALTRLAADCAAQSAGILSTLPEQFTAITAA
- the ftsY gene encoding signal recognition particle-docking protein FtsY translates to MAERTPWSLSSALRGMFSKKTIDEDTWDDLETALITADFGPDVTEAIVADLRAKVERYRTTDPADLQRMLRESLEERLSKLDTTLKLSERPAVVLVVGVNGVGKTTTIGKFAKFLRTYDRTVIVGAADTFRAAAVEQLATWADRAGAQIVRPQQQGQDPASVAFQTVERAKQEGIEIAIIDTAGRLQTKGGLMDELSKIKRVVEKQAPISEVLLVLDATTGQNGLSQAEAFIEHAGVTGLVLTKLDGSAKGGFVLAVQEKTGIPIKLVGQGEGINDLTGFTPHVFAQQLVG
- a CDS encoding DUF2004 domain-containing protein, with product MAIEHDYFGIIDETASGGLAWSDSIDVTEQVVEVDLLADDEAAVPAFALDAAASLIHALDGFDARARDALIAELSSRASATTTYIDSHVEKLGDSLVELLVHNSGDIAVDVLRSLQLLRVVIQPDHADEDEVFATFDYSISPDETDALLTVSFDFRGDVVSIDTQDE
- a CDS encoding GNAT family N-acetyltransferase gives rise to the protein MPIEDQRPRDEPWQEFGWPLDPNAELHGRVVTLTGVHDPEKDAAELFAALDDDRVWAFLAGRPASPAALAEQLAALSDPGPQFQWLVRTSVPIRGLAVGTVIGKTSYLDIVAQDARLEIGSTAYAPSVWGSAVNPETKLLLLGYGFQTLRAGRIQLKTDVRNERSQRAIDRLGARFEGVLRRHMRRADGTLRDTVLFSILAEEWPEVRGRLNERVLSASDR
- the ffh gene encoding signal recognition particle protein — its product is MATFGSLSDRLADTFKNLRTKGKLSAADVDGTVREIRRALLDADVALDVVKDFTGKVRERALSDEVNKALNPAQQVVQIVNEELVAILGGQQRRLQFAKKPPTVIMLAGLQGAGKTTLAGKLAKWLVKDGHTPVLVAADLQRPNAVTQLQIVGEQAGVPVFAPEPGNGVGNPVKVAKEALKFAETKQYDTVIVDTAGRLGVDAELMKQAADIRKAVDPDEVLFVIDAMIGQDAVATAKAFQEGVDFTGVVLSKLDGDARGGAALSVASITGRPIIFASTGEGLDDFEPFHPDRMASRILDLGDILTLIEQAQDAFDEDEARKVAEKFATDSFTLDDFLKQMQQLRNMGSIKKMMGMLPGAGAMKQQLDNFDEKEIVRTEAIIQSMTSAERTTPKLLNGSRRLRIAKGSGSTVTEVNQLVNRFEQAAKMMKTVAKGGVPQVPGMGPIPGAGFSGGRGKQQVKKKGSKSGNPAKRAAENAAIASGAKPASGGAAGSGFGLGAAGANPGGPSEEELASLHKLLGR